The Argentina anserina chromosome 5, drPotAnse1.1, whole genome shotgun sequence genome includes the window ACCACCGGAGGCAAAGATGGAGAAATCTATACGGTCACAGATCCTTCTGATGATGACGTTGTCGAACCAAAAGAGGGGACATTGCGGTGGGGTGTGATTCAGCCTGAACCGCTTTGGATCATATTTGACAGCGACATGAGGATAGAACTGAAAGAAGAGCTCTTAGTCAATAGTGACAAGACCATTGATGCACGGGGTGCTAATGTGCATATTGAAGGTGGTGGCCAAATTACTCTGCAGTATGTGCAGAACATCATTATCAGTAACATTCACGTTCGTGACACCGTTGCCAAGGAAGGTGGTTTGATTAGGGACTCGACAGATCACTATGGAACACGAACAGCCAGCGATGGTGATGGAATATCCTTGTTTGGTGCCACAAAGGTTTGGATAGACCATGTTTCTGCCTCAAATTGCGCCGATGGACTCATTGATGTCATTGCAGGCTCTACTGCCATCACAATATCCAACTCTCACTTCACCGATCATAATGatgtaataataataataaacctATCTGTGAAGTTCTAATAACCAAGATGGATATATAATATGGCGGGTATCAACTAGTGATGCTTGTTGTGGATGGGATGCAGGTGATGCTGTTTGGTTCAAGCGATAGCTTCACCAAGGATGAAGAAATGCAGATAACTCTAGCGTTCAACCATTTCGGACAGGGATTGATCCAGAGGATGCCAAGGTGCAGATTTGGTTTTTTCCATGTTGTGAACAATGACTACACTCACTGGATTATGTATGCCATCGGTGGCAGCAGCCATCCTACCATACTAAGCCAGGGAAATCGATACATTGCTCCAGAAAATGAGGCAGCTAAAGAGGTATATCTACATTGCTCCTTGTTCTAGTTTAATTTCATTTCTAAGGTTGGTGTTGGTTTTCTTGTGTTCTAGGTTTGTAATAGAGTCAACACAGCTCCGAGCGTGTGGAGTTCTTGGAATTGGATATCACAAGATGATATCTCGGTGAATGGAGCACATTTTACTCCGTCCGGCAGTTTAGAGGCAATTAACGGTATCGGAGAAGAGGATCTGATTCCTGCAAAACCCGGGTATCTTGTGACCCCTCTCACACGCTTTGCCGGTCCTCTTAAATGTGTGCCTGGCGAGGGATGTTAGGATATGAAGCTAAAACTGAACCCTGTTAGAGAAGACGGGTTGTTGTAGTGATAGAGTGAagaataaaagacacaacGCTATCACTCTTATTGCATTTGTATCTAAATATAGATTCAAAACAGGTAACTGGAGGGAGTTTACGTACACAAGATATGAATAAATACAATGTATAAATTTCGATCGTTTTGTAACTTTGTTTCTTTCTAGTCAAGATATGTACTTTGATATCTTCTGCTACTTAATTCcattctttatttttcaatcATGGCCAAGAAAGAATTTCGAGTTTAATTTCCACATCAACTGCGGAGCTTTTCAGGTAGATACGTCTGCAATATCAGCTTTTGATCTCTAAGGCACTTCAAGTTTAAGTGACTTGGTGAACTGCAGAATTGATCAAAGCACTACCATGTTTTAGGTGCTTTAGATATATATGCACACACAACGTGACTTAACCTTGAGTCTAAATCACACCTGAGAAATTTTGAGTTCCAGTTCATCCCATTCTGATGATgcattgcttccttccacaaCTCCTGTTCCAGCATAGATCAATGCACCGAGACCCTAGGATTCAGCATTGTCAGTGCTACAAGATTACTTGGTATATCACATAACTGTGTGAGACATCATAGAATTGTAACAATTCAGCTAGCAGATAGACATATACACTACATAGTTGTTGTTTACCTCTTCCACTAAGGCTGACCTAATGCCAACAGCAAACTCActctctcctcctccaaaCCAACCAACTGGACCAGCATACATTCCTCGGTCGAATACTTCTGAAAGCCATTTGTGGACAGTTAGAAGATGTGATGGAAGAAGATGTTCATGCTAGAAAGAAGATGTTTGATATATAGCTATACCAGTTTCTGCAATAAGAACTCGTGCCTCCTCTGTTGGAAATCCACAAACGGCTGGACTTGGGTGAAGAGAAGAAAGTATttcaaactgaaaaaaaacaaagataacGAGGAAACATATAATCCATAAATTAGCAATCCACATTGTACATTCATGATTCAGGACAAGAAATTAATGGATGCAGAACCCAAAATTTAATCTAGTTCAAATATTCCAGAATATATGAGCTTGGAAGGAAACTTAATTATCTACCGCAGAAGAAATGTTATACCTCATCATCTTCACTTTCTAACCTACCAGACAATTTGGCATATAAATGTTGGACTCGAGGGAGTTTTCGGATTTCTTTCTTTGGTTCAACTACTACACTATTGCATACGTcctgaatgaaaaaaaaaacagaatatGGTGAATATTATTCCCGTATAACACAAATTAACAAGAATTTCTTCCATCAGCACCAAAATTCTACCTCTAGCTTTTTTCTAATGCTTTCTCGTACTATAGTAAACTCAAGGTGGTCCTTTGGACTgcataataaaaatattcaaatagAATGAAAAATCGGTTATTAGCAGCTCAATAGTAATGAAAATACTGATATAAAACAAATTCACATGAAGTAATGTAACAACATCAAACATTGTATTCTAGATACTGAGATAAACCTGGAAAGTAGGTCAAGTTCTATTTGAAGATCTTCAGACAGCGATTTACCTCTGGCACGGGTTCCAGCCAGAGCTTCACTATTAATGTCAAGCCATGTTCTGTGAAACAGTTGCTCTGGCTATTCACAAAGATAATCTGATCAAACCATTATTAAATACTGATTGATCATATGGTGAATGCAATCTCTTTCAAGACAATTACCGTGTTTCCAATAAAAGCTGGTGCACCAGGTGGCTGGAGACAAAACTGATAAGCATTTTTACCTTCAACCTGCATTAAGTTCTCTATCAGATGCGCTGATCATATAACTTGCACCAAACTTTACTCAGAGAAAGTTCACCGAGTAATAAGAAGCCAATACCTGTAAGCAAGCTAACCATGCAATAGGatcaatatcaatagctgATATTACTGTGCTGCTACGTGCAAGTACAACCTGAGTTCCAGAGACAAGGCTAGATTAATAATACGAGAGATAAAAATGAGGTAGGTCTCAATAGTGAAAATGCACTTGGTCTGTTAGGTACCTTAATAAGTGCTGAATCACttcttattttctgcaaagctCTATTAACAGCAAGATCCCAATATGTCTTACTTGGGATGTGACTATTGCTTAACATTAGCATTGAAGGAATTTTGTTTTGTGGCTTTAAAATAATGGAACATATCTGcatgatcaaccattcatatAAACATGGTCCTTTTGAAATAAGCATCTCTAAAATATTCCAAACATAAACTTATCTTTGAcgataaaaagaaaagaatgacGTTTTCAGCTCAGTTCTGGATTTG containing:
- the LOC126793198 gene encoding isochorismate synthase 1, chloroplastic-like, with the protein product MNGCQGDHPQLPLGTVETRSFPAVRSPSLAVEALSSALSQLEANPPPYTSGIIRLQVPIQLQIEAIDWLYAQNKLLPRCYFSNRAEAGKLSIAYANGNGNGHTPKKHNKLVGVAGVGSAVFFQDLHPFSYRHWKSLKRFLSTECPLIRAYGAIRFDARANISSEWEAFGYFYFMVPQVELDELENSSILATTIAWDNSLSWTLGNAIDELKTTIHQICSIILKPQNKIPSMLMLSNSHIPSKTYWDLAVNRALQKIRSDSALIKVVLARSSTVISAIDIDPIAWLACLQVEGKNAYQFCLQPPGAPAFIGNTPEQLFHRTWLDINSEALAGTRARGKSLSEDLQIELDLLSSPKDHLEFTIVRESIRKKLEDVCNSVVVEPKKEIRKLPRVQHLYAKLSGRLESEDDEFEILSSLHPSPAVCGFPTEEARVLIAETEVFDRGMYAGPVGWFGGGESEFAVGIRSALVEEGLGALIYAGTGVVEGSNASSEWDELELKISQFTKSLKLEVP
- the LOC126793197 gene encoding pectate lyase-like; translated protein: MAMEADYQLKLVMLCLLMTIAIPVLKANIGEFDEYWQKREKAAHQATKEAYQPNPLKHVNHLNKHTHKALEGHNGTRRNLRRWDGPCQANNPIDKCWRCDPDWENNRKKLADCALGFGHGTTGGKDGEIYTVTDPSDDDVVEPKEGTLRWGVIQPEPLWIIFDSDMRIELKEELLVNSDKTIDARGANVHIEGGGQITLQYVQNIIISNIHVRDTVAKEGGLIRDSTDHYGTRTASDGDGISLFGATKVWIDHVSASNCADGLIDVIAGSTAITISNSHFTDHNDVMLFGSSDSFTKDEEMQITLAFNHFGQGLIQRMPRCRFGFFHVVNNDYTHWIMYAIGGSSHPTILSQGNRYIAPENEAAKEVCNRVNTAPSVWSSWNWISQDDISVNGAHFTPSGSLEAINGIGEEDLIPAKPGYLVTPLTRFAGPLKCVPGEGC